In Leptospiraceae bacterium, one DNA window encodes the following:
- a CDS encoding regulatory protein RecX, giving the protein MKERNTVNTKREGELSSQNDNFILQRSIRAVEENTDFDESNEFADELFRFLKTRERSAKEVFDFLIKKKPEAECNKILTSLKKRGLVNDKRFSESKVLSRIKMYQHGRVKIRTELEEHNIDNSIIEEAISIVDEDTWVENARKIANKYLGTKKVNKKTASNLLNKFLRLGYEDEISRQIFKELKIDWPSEL; this is encoded by the coding sequence TTGAAAGAAAGAAATACGGTAAACACAAAGCGAGAAGGGGAACTCAGTTCTCAAAACGATAATTTTATACTTCAGAGGTCTATTCGAGCTGTGGAGGAAAATACAGATTTTGATGAATCAAACGAATTTGCAGATGAACTTTTTCGTTTTTTAAAAACACGAGAAAGGTCTGCAAAGGAAGTTTTTGATTTTTTAATTAAAAAGAAGCCGGAAGCAGAGTGCAATAAAATCCTTACAAGCCTTAAAAAAAGAGGTCTTGTAAACGATAAGAGATTTTCTGAATCCAAAGTTCTGTCACGAATCAAAATGTACCAACACGGAAGAGTAAAAATCCGTACTGAATTAGAAGAGCACAATATTGATAACTCTATAATCGAAGAGGCAATTTCAATTGTTGATGAAGATACTTGGGTTGAAAATGCAAGAAAAATCGCAAACAAATACTTAGGTACAAAAAAGGTAAACAAAAAAACTGCAAGTAACCTCTTAAATAAATTTTTACGACTCGGATACGAGGACGAAATTTCAAGGCAGATATTCAAAGAACTAAAAATCGACTGGCCCTCAGAACTTTAA
- the alaS gene encoding alanine--tRNA ligase has product MVYSVKEIRQAFLEFFKSKGHTIVQSSSLVPVGDPTLLFTTAGMVQFKPYFTGAVDLPFTRAASSQKCLRTTDLENVGKTERHCTFFEMLGNFSFGDYFKKEAIDFSYEFSTKILGFPHEKIWITVYLDDDEAIEIWKKKGIPQEKIVKLGKKDNFWGPAGESGACGPCSELYLDRGIEKAGPNCKNNLDCKPGCDCDRFLEFWNIVFNQFDQDSSGILHPLKQTGIDTGSGLERVALLIQNVDSVYDTDELKRIISFIENKIQLKYDSLNAPSFRVLTDHSRAIAFAISDGIYPDKAGRGYVIRRLIRRGVLFGKKIGIDEPFIYKIIPEIISIYSDEYPELKNKKNEIEKIVQSEEILFWNTLELGLDHLENILEKYSEKKEKVFSGIDSFRLYGTYGFPPEMTKEIVLERGLEFDENGFNEELEKDRTTSRETWKGKKESLLSRIEEKIPETNFTGYTETKSGSEISFLFANGVKVNTLESGQEGEIITRATPFYAESGGQLGDTGYIRGKNSTFQVTDTQKENDVYFHIGIVLSGKFSEKEIVELEIDEVRRKNLSKHHSGTHLLNGALRKILGSHVMQKASLVCPDYLRFDFSHSKALEETEIEKIEETVNISIKNSILVNTKVLPIEEAKKTNAVSVFDEKYGDQVRVVGMGEDSIEFCGGVHVHNTSEIEYFSILKESSPGAGNRRIEAICGNFVIEYFQKIFQELTQKIQTYNLEAKDVYGETSGKLIEFPIPTPEKISKQFSENDPKTISEMRKIKREAETELNSKNLILIKEKKKKSISEFEKKSDTSSEILENATHIKDIVLVVKVFENENLDFLKILGDKLKEKEKKILILFANITTDGVTFLFMTNKITTEEGIHCGDLMKKACQLTSGRGGGKADMAQGGGKDSSSIPSTLDEIVNEVKIKLGA; this is encoded by the coding sequence ATGGTATATTCTGTTAAAGAAATTAGGCAGGCATTTTTAGAATTTTTTAAATCCAAGGGGCATACAATTGTCCAATCTTCCAGCCTTGTACCTGTTGGGGACCCAACACTACTCTTTACGACTGCGGGAATGGTTCAGTTTAAACCCTATTTTACCGGTGCAGTTGATTTGCCTTTCACTCGGGCAGCCTCTTCTCAAAAATGTCTTAGAACTACTGACTTAGAAAATGTAGGGAAAACAGAAAGGCACTGCACTTTTTTTGAGATGCTCGGAAATTTTAGCTTTGGGGATTATTTTAAAAAAGAGGCAATAGACTTTTCCTATGAATTTTCTACTAAGATTTTGGGATTTCCACACGAAAAAATCTGGATCACGGTTTATCTAGACGATGACGAAGCTATAGAAATTTGGAAAAAAAAAGGTATCCCGCAAGAGAAAATTGTAAAACTCGGAAAGAAAGACAATTTCTGGGGGCCGGCAGGAGAAAGTGGTGCATGCGGTCCTTGTTCTGAATTGTATTTAGATAGAGGAATAGAAAAAGCAGGACCCAATTGTAAAAATAATTTGGATTGTAAACCCGGGTGCGATTGCGATAGATTTTTAGAATTTTGGAATATTGTATTTAACCAATTTGATCAAGACAGCTCAGGTATTTTGCATCCTTTAAAGCAAACAGGGATAGATACTGGCTCGGGACTTGAAAGGGTTGCCTTACTGATTCAAAATGTGGATTCGGTATATGATACAGATGAGTTAAAAAGAATTATTTCATTTATCGAAAATAAAATACAGTTGAAATACGATTCCTTAAACGCTCCTTCTTTTCGAGTTTTGACCGACCATTCTCGTGCGATTGCATTTGCTATTTCAGACGGCATCTACCCCGATAAAGCTGGAAGAGGATACGTTATACGAAGACTGATTCGCAGAGGAGTTCTATTCGGTAAGAAAATCGGAATAGATGAACCTTTTATTTACAAAATCATCCCTGAAATTATTTCTATATATTCAGATGAGTACCCTGAATTAAAAAACAAAAAAAATGAAATAGAAAAAATTGTGCAATCCGAAGAAATTCTTTTTTGGAATACTTTGGAACTCGGATTGGATCACCTTGAAAATATCTTGGAAAAATATTCTGAAAAAAAAGAGAAAGTATTTTCAGGAATAGATTCTTTCAGGCTCTACGGTACTTATGGATTTCCTCCTGAAATGACAAAAGAAATTGTATTAGAGCGTGGTTTAGAATTTGATGAAAATGGCTTTAATGAAGAGTTAGAAAAAGATAGAACCACCTCTCGCGAAACATGGAAAGGAAAAAAGGAAAGCCTGCTTTCAAGAATAGAAGAAAAAATTCCTGAAACAAATTTTACCGGTTACACCGAAACAAAATCCGGTTCAGAAATTTCGTTTCTTTTTGCAAATGGAGTAAAAGTGAACACACTTGAATCTGGCCAAGAGGGAGAAATCATTACCAGAGCCACTCCATTCTATGCCGAGTCAGGCGGGCAATTAGGAGACACAGGATACATTCGAGGCAAAAATTCCACATTCCAAGTAACCGACACACAAAAGGAAAATGATGTTTACTTTCACATAGGAATTGTACTTTCCGGAAAGTTTTCTGAAAAAGAAATTGTAGAGCTTGAAATAGATGAGGTTAGAAGAAAAAATCTTTCAAAGCACCATTCGGGCACTCACTTGCTGAATGGGGCTTTAAGAAAAATCTTAGGAAGTCATGTAATGCAAAAAGCTTCTTTGGTTTGTCCTGATTATTTACGATTTGATTTTTCTCACTCAAAAGCCTTGGAAGAAACCGAAATAGAAAAAATTGAAGAAACTGTAAACATATCTATAAAAAATTCTATTTTAGTAAATACAAAAGTTTTGCCAATTGAAGAAGCAAAAAAAACAAATGCAGTGTCTGTGTTCGATGAAAAATATGGTGACCAAGTTAGGGTAGTTGGAATGGGTGAAGACTCTATTGAATTTTGTGGCGGGGTGCATGTTCACAATACTTCGGAGATCGAATACTTCTCTATATTGAAAGAATCAAGCCCGGGTGCAGGGAATAGAAGAATCGAGGCGATTTGTGGTAATTTTGTAATTGAATACTTCCAAAAAATTTTCCAAGAACTAACACAAAAAATTCAAACCTATAACTTAGAAGCAAAAGATGTGTATGGTGAAACTTCCGGCAAACTGATTGAGTTTCCAATTCCTACACCGGAAAAAATTTCAAAACAATTTTCTGAAAACGATCCAAAAACAATTTCAGAAATGAGAAAAATAAAAAGAGAAGCTGAAACAGAACTTAATTCAAAAAATTTAATTCTAATCAAAGAGAAAAAGAAAAAATCAATTTCTGAATTTGAAAAAAAATCTGATACATCATCTGAAATTTTGGAAAATGCAACACATATAAAAGACATAGTTTTAGTTGTAAAAGTTTTTGAAAACGAAAATCTTGATTTTCTAAAAATACTCGGAGATAAGTTAAAAGAAAAGGAAAAAAAGATCCTCATTTTATTTGCAAATATAACAACTGATGGTGTGACATTTTTATTTATGACAAATAAAATTACTACTGAAGAAGGAATTCATTGTGGAGATTTAATGAAAAAGGCCTGCCAGTTGACAAGTGGGAGAGGTGGGGGAAAGGCAGACATGGCTCAAGGTGGCGGGAAAGATTCTTCAAGTATTCCAAGTACGTTAGACGAAATTGTAAATGAAGTTAAAATAAAATTAGGAGCATAG
- a CDS encoding YajQ family cyclic di-GMP-binding protein, giving the protein MADPSFDIVSKVDKAELTNAVSQAMTEITTRFDFKGSKSEIKQEDTQLVITSDNEIKLKQVIDVLLSKLAKRGIGLRAFDFESKIEPATGGTVRQKVKIQTGLEKEHTKELNRIIKDSKLKVQSAIMGEYIRVTAKKKDDLQEVQRLIKDAELNFDCQFTNYKG; this is encoded by the coding sequence ATGGCAGACCCTTCATTCGATATTGTATCCAAAGTAGATAAAGCAGAACTTACAAATGCAGTAAGTCAGGCAATGACTGAAATCACCACTCGGTTTGATTTTAAAGGTTCCAAGTCAGAAATCAAGCAAGAAGATACACAATTAGTAATTACCTCAGACAATGAAATAAAATTGAAACAAGTAATAGATGTGCTCTTGAGTAAGCTCGCTAAAAGAGGAATCGGTCTAAGAGCTTTTGATTTTGAATCAAAAATTGAACCCGCCACAGGTGGTACTGTTAGGCAAAAAGTAAAAATTCAAACAGGGTTAGAAAAAGAGCACACCAAAGAATTGAACAGAATTATAAAGGATTCTAAACTAAAAGTACAATCTGCAATCATGGGAGAGTATATAAGAGTTACAGCAAAGAAGAAGGATGATCTTCAGGAAGTTCAAAGATTGATTAAGGATGCAGAATTAAACTTTGACTGCCAGTTTACCAATTATAAAGGTTGA
- a CDS encoding DedA family protein — protein sequence MLKLFSLTFLAGSIVPFPSETFLIYLLKTKTHPVYILLLIAILGNSLGAFFNYQIGRKGSLYLLKKIYRLDENGIEKNISYFKKYGGLVTFFSFIPIVGDPLTVIAGVLKYPFLKFSIFVILGKSIRFIVLTGVFVKIT from the coding sequence TTGCTGAAACTGTTCTCCTTGACTTTTCTTGCAGGGAGTATTGTTCCTTTTCCAAGTGAGACGTTTTTAATTTATCTTTTAAAGACAAAAACTCACCCGGTGTATATTTTGCTACTCATTGCGATCCTTGGAAACAGCCTAGGAGCTTTTTTCAATTATCAAATTGGAAGAAAGGGCTCTCTCTATCTTTTAAAAAAAATATACAGATTAGATGAAAATGGTATAGAAAAAAATATATCCTATTTTAAAAAATATGGTGGTCTGGTTACATTTTTTTCTTTTATTCCTATAGTTGGTGACCCTTTGACTGTAATTGCAGGAGTATTAAAATACCCATTTTTAAAATTTTCGATCTTTGTTATTTTAGGAAAATCGATTCGATTTATTGTTTTAACAGGAGTGTTTGTAAAAATCACTTAA
- a CDS encoding ABC transporter ATP-binding protein → MKFTERLIEVSKLEIEDIGQNKKILSSFDFVLNRGEVHSVIGESGSGKSTFALSLFSLLAPNLNMNYEQFLLFGNKISNFTKSDWGRIRGKKISLIPQNTSVSFHPYMKIGTQIIEFLNYKSDRKITISQIIHSFEEVGIQNAEEKIFKFPKEVSGGERQRILIASSVLVKPEILVADEPTSSMDLVNRRSVISLIKKIIKTTEIGIVLVTHDMSLVKELSDKVTVLKNGDTIEKLNFKNKKVKLKTDYSKSLFSLSDFYKHSC, encoded by the coding sequence TTGAAATTTACTGAAAGGTTAATAGAGGTCTCTAAATTAGAAATTGAAGACATCGGTCAAAATAAAAAAATTTTAAGTAGTTTTGATTTTGTATTAAACAGAGGTGAAGTCCATTCAGTGATTGGTGAATCTGGAAGTGGAAAGTCAACATTTGCATTAAGTCTTTTTTCTCTACTCGCTCCAAATCTTAACATGAATTACGAACAGTTTTTACTATTTGGAAATAAAATTTCTAATTTCACAAAATCAGACTGGGGAAGAATTCGAGGAAAAAAAATATCTCTTATCCCACAAAATACTTCTGTTTCCTTCCACCCGTATATGAAAATTGGCACTCAGATTATAGAATTTTTAAATTATAAAAGCGACAGAAAAATAACCATCTCTCAAATTATTCATTCCTTTGAAGAAGTTGGAATTCAAAATGCCGAAGAAAAAATTTTTAAATTTCCAAAAGAAGTGTCTGGAGGAGAAAGGCAAAGAATTTTAATCGCTTCTTCTGTTTTGGTCAAACCTGAAATTTTAGTCGCAGACGAGCCTACAAGTTCCATGGACTTGGTAAACAGGAGGTCGGTCATTTCTTTAATAAAAAAAATTATCAAAACAACAGAAATTGGAATTGTACTTGTTACCCACGATATGAGTTTAGTGAAAGAGTTATCCGATAAAGTGACTGTCTTGAAAAATGGCGACACAATAGAAAAACTTAACTTTAAAAATAAAAAAGTAAAATTAAAAACCGATTATTCAAAATCGCTTTTTTCTTTAAGTGATTTTTACAAACACTCCTGTTAA
- a CDS encoding D-sedoheptulose 7-phosphate isomerase: protein MNNSELIKETIQVSIQVKEKLIESHIDSIEKASDIAANVLLSGGKLLFCGNGGSSCDASHIATELVVRFKSGNERKALPAISLSSDSATLTACGNDYGYKEIFSRQIEAFGKPEDLLFAITTSGNSENILLAVEKAKSIGMKTIALLGGTGGKLKSLCDHEIIVPSTETARIQESHILIGHIICSIIEKKLFDLN, encoded by the coding sequence ATGAATAATTCTGAATTAATTAAGGAAACAATCCAAGTCTCGATTCAAGTAAAAGAAAAACTAATCGAAAGCCATATTGATTCTATAGAAAAAGCAAGTGATATAGCGGCTAACGTACTTTTGTCGGGTGGAAAATTATTGTTTTGTGGAAATGGAGGCTCATCTTGCGACGCATCTCATATCGCAACAGAGTTGGTAGTTAGGTTCAAATCTGGTAATGAAAGAAAAGCCTTACCCGCTATTTCTCTATCTAGTGATAGTGCTACCTTGACTGCTTGCGGGAATGATTACGGTTATAAAGAAATTTTTTCAAGACAAATTGAAGCATTCGGAAAACCAGAGGATTTACTTTTTGCGATTACCACATCTGGGAATTCAGAAAATATTTTACTTGCAGTAGAGAAGGCTAAGTCTATTGGTATGAAAACAATTGCCTTACTTGGTGGAACGGGTGGAAAATTAAAATCTCTATGCGATCACGAAATAATTGTTCCAAGCACGGAAACTGCAAGAATCCAAGAATCGCATATTTTGATTGGACATATAATATGCTCTATTATCGAAAAAAAATTGTTTGATTTGAATTGA
- a CDS encoding glycosyltransferase family 2 protein, translated as MITGKQKKIQLSVAVITYNEEKNLRACIDSFENIADEIIILDSYSTDKTKSIAKSYKKVRFFQHKFTGHIEQKNRAIDLCKGEFILSLDSDERVSENLNLEIQKLLKEDFLKDGYKIPRLTFHLGKFIRHSGWYPLKRFRFFRKGHGKWTGENPHDFIEIVGSESELKGDIIHYSFTDLSHQVDTINKFSSIVAFTRFQKMQKFSYSKCVWKPIVKFFEIYFYKLGFLDGFAGFTIAISSAYSTFLKQAKIFELEKNGLKRPSNLRADYGN; from the coding sequence TTGATTACAGGTAAACAAAAAAAAATACAATTGTCGGTTGCCGTAATCACTTACAATGAAGAAAAAAATCTAAGAGCTTGCATAGACTCTTTTGAAAATATTGCAGATGAGATAATCATACTCGACTCATATAGCACGGATAAAACAAAATCTATCGCTAAATCTTATAAAAAAGTACGCTTTTTTCAACACAAATTCACCGGTCATATAGAACAAAAAAATAGAGCTATTGATTTATGCAAGGGAGAATTTATTCTCTCATTAGATTCGGATGAAAGAGTAAGCGAAAACTTAAATCTCGAAATTCAAAAATTATTGAAAGAAGATTTTTTAAAAGATGGATATAAAATTCCAAGACTCACTTTTCATCTTGGGAAATTTATTCGTCATTCCGGCTGGTATCCATTGAAACGATTCAGATTTTTTAGGAAAGGCCACGGAAAATGGACAGGAGAAAATCCTCACGATTTTATAGAGATCGTTGGTTCTGAGTCGGAATTAAAAGGAGACATCATCCATTATAGTTTTACAGATCTTTCTCATCAAGTCGATACAATAAATAAATTCTCTTCAATTGTTGCATTTACCAGATTCCAAAAAATGCAAAAATTTTCATACAGTAAATGTGTTTGGAAACCAATAGTCAAATTCTTTGAAATATATTTCTATAAATTAGGATTTTTAGATGGGTTTGCAGGTTTCACGATCGCTATTTCTTCTGCGTATTCTACTTTTTTGAAACAAGCCAAAATCTTTGAGCTAGAAAAAAATGGATTGAAAAGACCTTCCAATTTGAGAGCTGATTATGGGAATTAG
- a CDS encoding O-antigen ligase family protein: MFFGVLLLIFLFLILSEIVNIKNYTLSFQSLFKNEMGDIWMIFILPTASFHFQNREKRNRIIQVFCFSFTILLSSGFISVFTPFRLAKFISNGFQILQGDRLQHFAGEIFGIQTYLPIGLMNTHLTYGGIFGLFFPAIFFYWFYNNQNSHLIFKTIFFCFALLSFFVFIYNQSRSVWIGIFFSCTLVFLKYFRKIFSIIQKYKKRVFLIFGALTFLLIILFFNLVQKNWLVQRAISEATKDNTTENQRYFIHNVNFEIIKNNFLFGVGPGNFSKAHQIESDKLILKKEELWYELFITPRGHAHHDLLHFMAIGGVLPAILFLLFWVFLLNYFFQIKKTPTLILFSGIFSILPAGFFQCYIQDDEVSLPFYAIVGLLTSMKKNRLIKNNKIFKISLVATIFLFASMIVFLYYSTRKNPEQVYKRKIKSIYLEDIDKIRKSLYKNTPFQKMDRLHAEKGFVIEGCLTHRFTNPITPRKENYTIMLEFPNIDFNHPKLLKITAIERDAFDQDKLYKAHESRILKEYQFQLKPGKNIISLSEIQSNQNSNLFPENIFFRDFQFQFFHSKPEEIILPKIDFGKNCGL, encoded by the coding sequence ATGTTTTTTGGAGTCTTATTGCTCATCTTTCTGTTTTTAATTCTATCCGAAATAGTAAATATTAAAAACTACACTTTATCATTTCAATCTTTGTTCAAAAATGAAATGGGAGATATATGGATGATTTTTATTCTACCCACTGCTTCTTTTCATTTTCAAAATAGAGAAAAAAGAAATAGAATCATCCAAGTCTTTTGTTTTTCCTTCACAATTCTACTCTCTTCCGGTTTCATTTCCGTTTTTACTCCATTTAGGCTTGCCAAGTTTATTTCCAATGGATTTCAAATTTTGCAAGGAGACAGGCTTCAACATTTTGCAGGAGAAATTTTTGGGATTCAGACATATTTACCTATTGGTCTAATGAATACTCACCTTACTTATGGTGGAATATTCGGACTTTTTTTTCCTGCGATATTTTTTTATTGGTTTTATAATAATCAAAATTCTCACTTAATATTCAAAACTATTTTTTTTTGTTTTGCCTTACTATCTTTTTTTGTATTTATTTATAATCAGTCGAGGAGTGTTTGGATTGGTATATTTTTCTCTTGCACTTTAGTTTTTTTGAAATATTTCCGTAAAATTTTTTCCATAATTCAAAAATACAAAAAAAGAGTATTTCTTATATTTGGTGCACTTACTTTTTTACTTATTATTCTTTTTTTTAACCTTGTCCAGAAAAACTGGTTAGTCCAACGTGCAATTTCCGAAGCTACAAAAGACAATACAACCGAAAATCAAAGGTATTTTATACACAATGTGAATTTTGAAATTATTAAAAATAATTTTCTGTTTGGTGTGGGGCCGGGTAATTTCTCAAAAGCCCACCAAATTGAATCAGACAAATTGATCTTAAAAAAAGAAGAACTTTGGTACGAATTATTTATCACCCCAAGAGGACACGCCCACCATGATCTATTGCATTTTATGGCAATTGGAGGCGTATTGCCCGCAATTCTTTTTTTGCTATTTTGGGTTTTCTTATTGAATTATTTTTTTCAAATTAAAAAAACTCCCACCCTCATTTTATTTTCCGGGATTTTTTCCATTCTGCCTGCCGGTTTTTTTCAGTGTTATATTCAAGACGATGAAGTGTCACTTCCTTTTTACGCAATAGTAGGGTTACTTACATCAATGAAAAAAAATCGTTTAATTAAAAATAATAAGATTTTTAAAATTTCACTCGTTGCAACCATTTTTCTTTTCGCATCTATGATTGTGTTTTTATATTATTCTACGAGGAAAAATCCAGAACAAGTTTATAAGAGAAAAATCAAGTCTATTTATTTAGAGGATATTGACAAAATAAGAAAATCCTTATATAAAAATACACCTTTTCAAAAAATGGATCGACTGCATGCAGAGAAGGGCTTTGTTATAGAAGGATGCCTAACGCATAGATTTACAAATCCAATTACACCACGAAAAGAAAATTATACAATAATGTTAGAATTTCCGAATATTGATTTTAATCACCCTAAGTTATTAAAAATCACTGCAATAGAGAGAGATGCTTTCGATCAAGATAAATTGTACAAAGCGCACGAGAGCCGAATTTTAAAAGAATATCAATTTCAACTAAAACCCGGAAAGAATATTATTTCTCTTTCTGAAATACAATCTAATCAGAATTCAAATCTATTCCCTGAAAATATCTTTTTTCGAGATTTTCAATTTCAGTTTTTTCATTCCAAGCCTGAAGAAATTATTTTACCAAAAATTGATTTTGGAAAAAACTGTGGTTTATAA
- a CDS encoding RNA-binding protein — MKISLGNLPQSLKEDELKKMLSSFGEVVSVHIKRDKKTNTSLGYGSAEMSDENGMNSAINGLNGKEIEGKKIVLVEAEKLQAEHQDKHWDKNAGGKLQPNNFSGFRGGGGPGSAVRRSGGGGRGK; from the coding sequence ATGAAAATTTCATTGGGTAATCTACCTCAGTCTTTAAAGGAAGATGAGTTAAAAAAGATGTTATCTTCTTTTGGAGAGGTAGTTTCTGTTCATATCAAAAGGGACAAAAAAACTAACACTTCCTTAGGTTATGGGAGTGCAGAAATGTCGGATGAAAATGGCATGAACTCTGCGATCAACGGTTTGAACGGAAAGGAAATTGAAGGGAAAAAAATAGTCCTTGTTGAGGCAGAGAAACTTCAGGCAGAGCATCAAGATAAGCATTGGGATAAAAATGCAGGTGGCAAATTACAGCCAAATAATTTTTCTGGTTTTAGAGGTGGGGGAGGACCCGGTAGTGCGGTTCGCAGAAGTGGGGGTGGAGGAAGAGGAAAGTAA
- a CDS encoding ACP S-malonyltransferase produces MTKVLNDAKQSGKKLFLQFGGQGSPYLKEISKLYEEPLLKEFFEVAFSAIQKEEKRLGRTNLISEGLNIQSWIENPDKAPSENYLCRGSVSVGMIFITQLAHYHLLTLKGYSVSELMANSSGTTGHSQGIVAASLAALGKEKEEFYDTFSKFITFIFYLGYRAQEQFPFFDLENSVLEGNSAIGDKNPAPMVACIGYSKDELEKRVNEANDALGFKGKDTLYISLYNTPDSMIISGKPSSLLGFRKKFHSEMEEKKAKFVYLKTTAPFHCPLMDDSWVVFQKDLESYVQFPFKGSDLKIPVYSIWDGRNFQSVENLAEVLFKEVVIQALHWDKAVGQVLSNEKISPVIDFGPSVVSAKLTQGQIAARGKSNQVLCAANPKDLKILLEG; encoded by the coding sequence ATGACGAAAGTATTAAACGATGCAAAACAATCAGGTAAGAAATTATTTCTCCAATTTGGTGGACAAGGCTCTCCCTATTTAAAAGAGATTTCTAAACTTTATGAAGAGCCTTTACTAAAAGAATTTTTTGAGGTAGCTTTTTCTGCCATTCAAAAAGAAGAAAAAAGACTCGGTAGAACTAATTTGATTTCGGAAGGTTTAAATATTCAGTCTTGGATCGAAAATCCAGACAAGGCACCAAGTGAAAACTATCTTTGCAGGGGAAGTGTTTCTGTTGGAATGATTTTTATTACTCAGCTTGCTCATTATCATCTACTTACTTTGAAAGGTTATTCTGTCTCTGAGTTAATGGCTAATTCTTCCGGAACTACAGGTCACAGTCAGGGGATTGTTGCTGCCTCTTTAGCTGCGCTTGGGAAAGAAAAAGAAGAATTTTACGATACATTTTCTAAATTCATTACCTTTATTTTTTACCTTGGTTATAGGGCACAAGAGCAGTTTCCTTTTTTTGATTTAGAAAATTCTGTCTTGGAGGGAAATTCTGCAATTGGAGACAAAAACCCTGCTCCAATGGTTGCTTGCATTGGTTATTCTAAGGACGAATTAGAAAAAAGAGTTAATGAAGCAAACGATGCGCTGGGCTTTAAGGGTAAGGATACTCTCTACATTAGTTTGTACAACACTCCTGATTCAATGATTATTTCTGGTAAACCTTCTTCTCTACTTGGTTTTAGAAAAAAATTCCATTCGGAAATGGAGGAGAAAAAGGCTAAGTTTGTGTATTTAAAGACTACTGCACCTTTTCATTGTCCATTGATGGATGATTCTTGGGTAGTGTTTCAAAAAGATTTAGAGTCTTACGTTCAGTTTCCTTTTAAGGGAAGCGATTTAAAAATTCCGGTCTATTCTATCTGGGACGGTAGAAATTTTCAAAGTGTAGAAAATCTTGCAGAAGTTCTTTTTAAAGAAGTTGTGATTCAAGCACTTCATTGGGATAAAGCAGTTGGACAAGTTTTATCTAATGAAAAAATTTCTCCGGTGATTGATTTTGGTCCGAGTGTAGTCAGCGCAAAACTTACTCAAGGGCAGATTGCCGCAAGAGGAAAATCCAATCAAGTTTTGTGTGCAGCAAATCCGAAAGATTTAAAAATATTATTAGAAGGTTAA
- a CDS encoding DNA starvation/stationary phase protection protein, with protein MVKMDIGISDSNRKEISEGLSKLLADTYTLYHKTHGYHWNVTGPMFNTLHLMFMEQYTELWNSIDVIAERIRSLGFFAPSGYSELAKLTSISDDKEVPNAENMLSNLVSGNEAVIKTARGILKSAESANDQASLDLLTQRLNVHEKTAWMLRSMLDA; from the coding sequence ATGGTTAAGATGGACATTGGTATTTCAGACAGTAATAGGAAAGAAATTTCAGAAGGATTAAGTAAGCTCCTGGCGGACACTTATACCCTTTATCACAAGACTCATGGCTACCATTGGAATGTTACGGGACCCATGTTTAATACTCTTCATTTGATGTTCATGGAGCAATACACCGAGCTTTGGAATTCGATTGATGTCATTGCAGAAAGAATTCGATCTCTTGGTTTTTTTGCTCCTTCGGGTTACTCTGAGCTTGCCAAGTTGACAAGTATTTCGGATGATAAGGAAGTGCCGAATGCAGAAAATATGCTTTCTAATTTAGTTTCAGGTAATGAAGCTGTAATTAAAACTGCAAGAGGTATTTTAAAGTCAGCTGAGTCTGCCAATGACCAAGCCAGTTTGGACTTGCTTACTCAAAGACTCAATGTTCACGAAAAAACAGCTTGGATGCTTAGATCAATGCTTGATGCTTGA